The window TGGAGCACAACGCGGGTACCCTCCCGGAGCCCGTCCTCGGCGACGACGACTGAGCGCCCCGCGGCCCCGGCACCCCGGATTTCACTTTCCGGCTGGTCACAGGCTAAAGTTCTTCTTGTTCGCCCCGCCGGGCGGGAAGAACGCAAGGGGCTATAGCTCAGTTGGTAGAGCGCCTGCATGGCATGCAGGAGGTCAGGAGTTCAATTCTCCTTAGCTCCACAGATCGACACTCCACGGAGTGAGCGAAGATCGGTGACGAAGATCCCGTCCCCCTCGGGGGGCGGGATCTTCTGTCTTCCGCGACGGACTGCGGCACACTGGTGCCCACGTGCTTGAGTCACCGGAGCCCCGCGGGCGTATACCTCTGCGGAGGCGTTCTCGGTGGGTGCTCGGGCGGCGGGCGCTGTGTCCGGACTGGTACTGAGGCGTCGCTGACCGTATTGGTCCGGCCGTGGCAGAATCAAACGGCCGGAAGGGGGCGCGGCCCGACGGGAGGGAGTAGCGATGCCTGCGAGCATCCTTGAGGAGGTCGGCCACCTCCTCGGCGCGGCATTGATACGGAACACGGCGACGCGGCTCAGCTGCCCTTCCTGCGGTTCCGCGCATGTGGCCCAGGTCCTCGGCGACAACGGCGGCATCTCCTACGTGTGCACGGCCTGCGGCCACAGCTGGAGCTGATCGATGGGTGCACACAGGCGAAAGTGCGACTGGTGCGGCAGCGGTACGCCGATCGTCCGTGACATGGAGCCGATCAATCCCGACTACCAGTACTGGTGCGAGGAATGCGCCCGGGCGCTGATCATAAAAGGCGACCCGATCGAGACGTATCGGGAATTGGAGGGCGAGCCGATCTACGGCCGTCTCCTCGAGGAGCACTGCACCCTCAAGCGGTTCTATTCCTTCGTCACGGCCTGACGGGGCACCGCGCGGGAGCGGGGCCGCGGCGACGCCGTCCACGCCAGCGCGAGAAAGAGCGCACCGGCTGCCGCGTACAGAGCCGAGAGAGCCAACTCCAAGCCTCCCTGGCGCAGTTCGGGCCGGCCCGTGCCGTGGGGCACCCACCAGGGCACGTACGAGCAGAAGACCAGCAGCACGCCCACGGCCGGCGCCCTGCGGCCGCGTGTCCACAGCAGCAGGACCAGTGGCACGCACCACACCCAGTGGTGGGTCCAGGACACCGGACTCACCAGCAGCGCCGTGACCGCGCAGGCGCACACCGCCCAGGCCCGCCGGCCGCGCAACTCCGCCGCGACCGCCACCGCGAGTCCCAGGGCGGCCGCCACGGCCGCCGACGCGGTCCACAGGCCCCCCGGGTCGGGTGTGTGCAGCAGGCGGGCCAGCACGCCGCGCAGGGCCTGGTTGGCGGTCTCCTCCGCGTGGCCGACCCGGCTCGCGCGGAAGACGGCGTCCGTCCAGAACCGCCAGGAGTCGTACGGCAGGACGGCCGCCGTCAGCGCCGTCGCCCCGGCGAACGCGACGGCCGCCCCGCGCGCGTGCCGCAGCCAGGGCCCACCGTCCCGGCCGCCCAGCCGGGCCACGACGCCCGCGGCGAGCAGGAACACCGGGAACAGCGCGGGTGTCAGCTTCACCGCGGCGGCCAGCCCCAGGCCCGCCCCGGCCCAGCGGTCGGAGCCGCCGACCGGGCGGCGTGACAGGTCCCACAGCACCAGGACGGCCAGCAGCAGATTGACCTGGCCGTAGCGCAGGGTCGTCCACACCGGCTCGCACCACACGGCCGACGCCGCCACCCACCAGACGGTGTCCACGCGCGCGTGCCCGACTAGCCTCAGCGACAGCCGTACGAACACCACCAGCAGGACGAGGTTCGCCGCCGTCGCCAGCGCGCGCAGCGGCGCGGTGTCCAGCAGCGTCAGCGGGGTGAACAGCAGGGCCGCGAAGGGCGGGTAGGTGGTGGGCAGGTGTGCGGCCGTGGCGCGCAGCGCGTAGAGGTCGCCGCCCGCGCGCACGGTGGCGCCCTCGGCCCGGTAGACCATCAGGTCGATCATCGACACGTGCGCGGCGTGCTGCGCGGCCCAGAACACCGCGAAGGACACGAGGCACACGGCCGGCGCAACCGGCACCCGGCGCCGGGTCGCTGACGGCACGATCAAGGTCACGAAAGCCGACATTAGCGGCTGTACCGGCGCGAACCCGAAACCGATTTGGTGCTGCGTCCGCGGCCCTGTAATGTTTACGACGTCGCCGGGGGAACCAGGCGGAACAGCAGAATACGGGGCTATAGCTCAGTTGGTAGAGCGCCTGCATGGCATGCAGGAGGTCAGGAGTTCAATTCTCCTTAGCTCCACAGAAATCGAAGGCGGACCATCCTCGCGGATGGTCCGCCTTCGTCGTGTTCACGGGCACAAGGGCCCCCGAACGGGCGGGCGGGTCACCCGGCTCGGGTGACCCGCCCCTCGTCGCCTTCAGCGGCCGAGAGCGCGCCGGCCGCGTCCCTGGGACAGCACCGGCAGGTTGCGCGACGGCGCCTGCCCGCGCGTGTCCTCTTCCAGGCGCAGGGCCAGCGCGGGGCAGCGGCGCACCGCGCGCAGCGCCTTCGCCTCCGCGTACCGCGGCACCTGGGCCTGGGCGACGGTCGGGAACCCGTCGGCGCCGAGTTCGAACACCTCCGGGAGGATGTCGGCGCACAGGCCGTGGCCCCGGCACAGCGTCCAGTCGACGTAGATCTTCTGGCGGCTCGCGCCGGTCTCCTCGGCTTCCGGGCCGCCCGTGATGCCCGCGGGCGCCCTGCCCCCCTCGAAGAGCGGCAGAACGCCCTCCACGGGCCGTCCGCAGCCGTTCCCGAGCACATGGGCGGCCAGGTCGTCGGTGAACGCCTTGATGGTCGACTCCAGGAACATCGCCGAGCCGTCCGGGTGCGAACACGCCCCGCGCCGCTTGACGTTCTTCGCGACCTGCTTCAGCGCCTCCAGGGCGGCCGGTCCGCCGCCGTTGAGGATGTCCTCCAGCCCGCGCGCGGCGGCGGGCAGTCCGAGGTAGCACGGGCCGCACTGGCCGGCGCTCTCCTCGGCCAGCCACTGGGCCACCCGCAGCGACTCGCCCAGCGGGCAGGTCTCCTGAGTGATCGGCAGGATCGCGCCCGCGCCCAGCGCACCGCCCACCGCGTCCAGGGAGTTCCGGGAGACGATCGCCTCGTCGACCGTGGCCGCGTCGATCCACTTGCCGTGGTAGCCGCCGGTCAGCACACCCTGCGGCACCGGCGGGGCCCCGGCGAGCTGCAGCACGTAGCGCAGCGGCACGCCGGTGGGGACCTCGAGCACCATCGGGCGGGCGACCGCGCCGGACACGGTGAGCATGACGGTGCCGGGCTCGTCGTACAGGCCGGTGTTGCCGTACCGCTCGGGGCCGATGCGGGCGGCGATGGCCAGCTGGGCGAACGTCTCCGCGTTCGACAGCAGGGTCGGCGCGCCGCCCACGCCGGTCTGCGACGCGCTGATCTTGCGGCCCGGCGGGATGGCGGGGCCGCCGTCGATCGAGCGGATCAGCGAGGCCGCGGCGCCGGTGACCATGCGGACCGGGTTGCGCTGCACCCACGCGCGCAGCGCCGATCGCCGGCTGTTGCTCAGGCCGCGTTCGGCGAGCGCGGCCTCCATGGAGCGCTGTGTGGACTCGCGCGTGACACCGATCACGAGCGTGCGGGCACCGAGCGCCTCGGCGCACAGCAGCGCGCCGTCCAGGATGAGGTGCGGGGCGCGGTTGATGAGGACCGTGTCCTTGCGGCAGGCCGGTTCGTCCTCACTGCCGTTGACGACGACGACCGGCCGTACCCCGCGCTTGATCGCCGACTCGGCGACCGAACGCAGCTTCTTGTGGAAGGGGAAGCCCGCGCCGCCCCGCCCCTTGAGGTTGATGCGTTCGGCGAGCTGGGCGAGCTGTTCGCCGCCCAGCGGGTCGAGCGGCCCGTGCACCTTCAGATGCATGGGCAGGTCGAGCCGCTCCACAAGGTCGAAGCCCGACGTGAGCTGGGGAAGCCCGACCACGCGGACTTCGGGTACGTCGGGCAGGGCCTCGTTCACCTATAGCCTCCGGAAGGCATGTTCCAAGGTTCGCCCGAACCCGGTGCCTCGTAGGAGGCGCCGGGGGTTGGTTCAGTGGCGGGACCGCTGTTGAACGTGTCACCCGGGTTGTACGTGCCGTAGTACCCGTTCGTCTCACCGGTGTCGTACACATCACTTCCGCCGTATCCGGGCGTGCCCGGATTGCCGTAGGCCGGGATGGTGTATCCGGTGTCCTGCAGCGGGTCGTACGCGGACGGCGGCGCCTCGCCGACCGGCGGCGGGGACGGGACAGGCCAGCTGCCCGACGTGCTGGAGGGGCCGTCCACGCGCGGGACGGCCTGCGTGGGCTGGAGGTCCAGCGGCAGGTCCATGCGAGCGGTCTGCCCGGTCGCGTAGGGATCCTGGCCGCGGCCCGGTGTGGACACCGCGCGGTAGGCTGCCGCGAAACCGGCGCCGGACTCCGCGGGTGACTGGTAGAGGGGCGCGGCGCCGGCCGGAGCGGACGCCCGCGACCTCGCGTCGCGCCGCCCCTCGCGTTCCCGGCGGCCCTCGTAGCCCGGCATGCCCTGGCCGCCGGCCCGGGAACGGCTCGCGTCCAGCTCCTCCAGGCCGGGCCGCTCCGAGCTGCCGAACAGGGCCACCAGCCGGTCGGCGACCTTGCGCTTGACCGGGCGCGGGGCGGCGCGCAGGGCCAGGGCGCCCATCACGCCGAGCAGGGACAGGCTGTAGAGGATCACGAAGACCGGCTTGGCCGTGCGACCCGCGTAGAGCCCGTGGATCAGCGCGGCGCACCAGGCCGGATAGGCCAGCATGTGCATGGCGCGCCAGCGCGCGGCGACCGGTGCGGGGGTGGCGAAGTTGCTGCGCAGGGCGCCGGTGACGCCCACGAAGATCATCAGTAGGCCGGCCAGGGAACCGAGGCCGATCAGGCCCGCGATCCCGGTCAGGCCGAGTGAGAAGGGGATGATCGCCGCGATCAGCGGTGCGTGGCCGAGCGCCACCTTGGTGGTGATGTGCAGCAGCAGGAACGCGATCGAGGCGACCGCGGTCGTCCGGTGCACCGCCTGGCCGACGATGCGCTGGCGCGTGTTCAGGAAGATCCGGTCCTGGGCGAACAGGCCCCAGATCACCGAGCAGCTCAGCGACACCAGCGACAGCACGCCCGCGCCGAAGTTCAGGAAGGACTGGAACTGGTCGCCTCCGACCAGCACGAGCACGGGTATGAGCAGCAGGACGACAGCGGACGCCACCCCGTAGGCCGAGCGGCCGGGCCGGGGGAGCGAGCTGGTACTACGACGAGGGTTCATGGGGGCACTCCGAGCAGTTCCGGGAAAGCGGTCCCGCTGCCGAACTCTAAGTGGCGTCATACTGATCAGTACGAGGCTTTGCGTTATTGCGTTGTTATCAACGCACAATCTGATTGCCGGGGTGCCCCTTAAGGGGCGGTTCGCGAAGTAATCCTTGACCTTGGTTCCGTTCCGTCGGGGTTCCTGGCATGTCCACAAGGGATACGGAAGCGCGTCGCGGCTTGCTCAAGGCCTGCGGTACCCTAACGCCATGCGTGCCGTACGCCTTCTGCTTAGCGGGCCGCGCTGATCAGTACCGACCCCCGGTCGAACCGTGAGGTCGGCATCGGCGCGGCGTCCCCTCCTGTGTGAGGGGTTTTTTCGTTTCTCGGATGACGCAGCCGCAGGCAGAGACGATCGATGGAGCTTTGAGGATCATGAGCGAGACGAACCCCGCTGCCGCGTCCGCGGAGGCCGCGCCGCACCGCTACACGGCCGCCATGGCGGCCGACATCGAGGCACGCTGGCAGGACTTCTGGGACGCCGACGGCACCTACGAGGCGCCGAACCCGACCGGCGACCTGGCGGGCGACTCCGAGCTGGCCGCCAAGCCCAAGAAGTTCATCATGGACATGTTCCCGTACCCCTCCGGTGCGGGCCTGCACGTGGGCCACCCGCTGGGTTACATCGCCACCGACGTCTACGCCCGGTTCCAGCGCATGACCGGCCACAACGTCCTGCACACCCTGGGCTTCGACGCCTTCGGCCTGCCCGCCGAGCAGTACGCCGTGCAGACCGGCACGCACCCGCGCGTGTCCACCGAGGCCAACATCGAGAACATGAAGGCCCAGCTGCGCGGGCTGGGCCTGGGCCACGACAAGCGCCGGTCCTTCGCCACGATCGACCCGGACTACTACAAGTGGACCCAGTGGATCTTCCTGCAGATCTTCAACTCCTGGTACGACGAGGACGCGAAGAAGGCCCGCCCCATCGCCGAGCTGATCGCGCGGTTCGAGTCCGGTGAGCGGGCCGTCCCGGGCACCACGCGCGCGTGGAGCGAGCTGAGCGGAACCGAGCGCGCCGAGGTCCTGGGCGAGTACCGCCTGGCCTACGCCTCCGACTCGCCGGTCAACTGGTGCCCCGGCCTGGGCACCGTGCTGGCCAACGAGGAGGTCACCGCCGACGGCCGTTCCGAGCGCGGCAACTTCCCGGTCTTCAAGGCCAAGCTGCGCCAGTGGAACATGCGCATCACCGCCTACGCCGACCGGCTGCTGGAGGACCTGGAGGAGCTGGACTGGCCCGAGGCCATCAAGCTGCAGCAGCGCAACTGGATCGGCCGCAGCGAGGGCGCCCGCGTCGACTTCCCGATCGACGGCGAGAACATCACGGTCTTCACGACCCGCCCGGACACCCTGTTCGGCGCCACCTACATGGTGCTGGCGCCCGAGCACCCGCTGGTCGAGAAGTTCACCCCCGGCGCGTGGCCCGAGGGCACGCACGACGTGTGGACCGGCGGCCACGCCACCCCGGCCGAGGCCGTCGCCGCCTACCGCGCGCAGGCCGCCGCCAAGTCCGACGTCGAGCGCCAGGCCGAGGCCAAGGACAAGACGGGCGTCTTCATCGGCGCGTTCGCGACCAATCCGGTCAACGGCGAGCAGGTCCCGGTCTTCATCGCCGACTACGTCCTGATGGGCTACGGCACCGGCGCGATCATGGCCGTCCCGGCGGGCGACCAGCGCGACTTCGAGTTCGCGCGCGCCTTCGAGCTGCCGATCCACTGCATCGTCGAGCCGACCGACGGCCGCGGCACCGACACCTCGACGTGGGAGAACGCCTTCGCGTCCTACGACGCGAAGATCATCAACTCCTCCAACGACGAGATCTCCCTGGACGGCCTGGGAGTCGCCGAGGCCAAGGCCCGCATCACGGACTGGCTGACGGAGCGGGGCATCGGCGAGGGCACCGTCAACTTCCGCCTGCGCGACTGGCTGTTCAGCCGTCAGCGCTACTGGGGCGAGCCCTTCCCGATCGTCTACGACGAGGACGGCGTCGCCCACGCGCTGCCCGAGTCGATGCTGCCGCTGGAGCTGCCGGAGGTCGAGGACTACAGCCCGCGCACCTTCGACCCGGACGACGCGGACACCCAGCCCGAGACCCCGCTGTCGCGCAACGAGGACTGGGTCAACGTCACCCTGGACCTGGGCGACGGCCCGAAGAAGTACCGCCGCGAGACCAACACCATGCCCAACTGGGCCGGCTCCTGCTGGTACGAGTTCCGCTACCTGGACCCGCACAACGACCGGAAGCTGGTCGACCCGGAGATCGAGCGGTACTGGATGGGCCCGCGCGAGGGCCTGCCGCACGGTGGCGTCGACCTGTACGTCGGCGGCGCCGAGCACGCCGTGCTGCACCTGCTGTACGCGCGCTTCTGGTCCAAGGTGCTGTTCGACCTGGGTCACGTCTCCTCCGCGGAGCCGTTCCACAAGCTGTTCAACCAGGGCATGATCC of the Streptomyces sp. 1222.5 genome contains:
- a CDS encoding glycosyltransferase 87 family protein, whose translation is MTLIVPSATRRRVPVAPAVCLVSFAVFWAAQHAAHVSMIDLMVYRAEGATVRAGGDLYALRATAAHLPTTYPPFAALLFTPLTLLDTAPLRALATAANLVLLVVFVRLSLRLVGHARVDTVWWVAASAVWCEPVWTTLRYGQVNLLLAVLVLWDLSRRPVGGSDRWAGAGLGLAAAVKLTPALFPVFLLAAGVVARLGGRDGGPWLRHARGAAVAFAGATALTAAVLPYDSWRFWTDAVFRASRVGHAEETANQALRGVLARLLHTPDPGGLWTASAAVAAALGLAVAVAAELRGRRAWAVCACAVTALLVSPVSWTHHWVWCVPLVLLLWTRGRRAPAVGVLLVFCSYVPWWVPHGTGRPELRQGGLELALSALYAAAGALFLALAWTASPRPRSRAVPRQAVTKE
- a CDS encoding NADH-quinone oxidoreductase subunit NuoF family protein codes for the protein MNEALPDVPEVRVVGLPQLTSGFDLVERLDLPMHLKVHGPLDPLGGEQLAQLAERINLKGRGGAGFPFHKKLRSVAESAIKRGVRPVVVVNGSEDEPACRKDTVLINRAPHLILDGALLCAEALGARTLVIGVTRESTQRSMEAALAERGLSNSRRSALRAWVQRNPVRMVTGAAASLIRSIDGGPAIPPGRKISASQTGVGGAPTLLSNAETFAQLAIAARIGPERYGNTGLYDEPGTVMLTVSGAVARPMVLEVPTGVPLRYVLQLAGAPPVPQGVLTGGYHGKWIDAATVDEAIVSRNSLDAVGGALGAGAILPITQETCPLGESLRVAQWLAEESAGQCGPCYLGLPAAARGLEDILNGGGPAALEALKQVAKNVKRRGACSHPDGSAMFLESTIKAFTDDLAAHVLGNGCGRPVEGVLPLFEGGRAPAGITGGPEAEETGASRQKIYVDWTLCRGHGLCADILPEVFELGADGFPTVAQAQVPRYAEAKALRAVRRCPALALRLEEDTRGQAPSRNLPVLSQGRGRRALGR
- a CDS encoding cytochrome b/b6 domain-containing protein, translated to MNPRRSTSSLPRPGRSAYGVASAVVLLLIPVLVLVGGDQFQSFLNFGAGVLSLVSLSCSVIWGLFAQDRIFLNTRQRIVGQAVHRTTAVASIAFLLLHITTKVALGHAPLIAAIIPFSLGLTGIAGLIGLGSLAGLLMIFVGVTGALRSNFATPAPVAARWRAMHMLAYPAWCAALIHGLYAGRTAKPVFVILYSLSLLGVMGALALRAAPRPVKRKVADRLVALFGSSERPGLEELDASRSRAGGQGMPGYEGRREREGRRDARSRASAPAGAAPLYQSPAESGAGFAAAYRAVSTPGRGQDPYATGQTARMDLPLDLQPTQAVPRVDGPSSTSGSWPVPSPPPVGEAPPSAYDPLQDTGYTIPAYGNPGTPGYGGSDVYDTGETNGYYGTYNPGDTFNSGPATEPTPGASYEAPGSGEPWNMPSGGYR
- the leuS gene encoding leucine--tRNA ligase; its protein translation is MSETNPAAASAEAAPHRYTAAMAADIEARWQDFWDADGTYEAPNPTGDLAGDSELAAKPKKFIMDMFPYPSGAGLHVGHPLGYIATDVYARFQRMTGHNVLHTLGFDAFGLPAEQYAVQTGTHPRVSTEANIENMKAQLRGLGLGHDKRRSFATIDPDYYKWTQWIFLQIFNSWYDEDAKKARPIAELIARFESGERAVPGTTRAWSELSGTERAEVLGEYRLAYASDSPVNWCPGLGTVLANEEVTADGRSERGNFPVFKAKLRQWNMRITAYADRLLEDLEELDWPEAIKLQQRNWIGRSEGARVDFPIDGENITVFTTRPDTLFGATYMVLAPEHPLVEKFTPGAWPEGTHDVWTGGHATPAEAVAAYRAQAAAKSDVERQAEAKDKTGVFIGAFATNPVNGEQVPVFIADYVLMGYGTGAIMAVPAGDQRDFEFARAFELPIHCIVEPTDGRGTDTSTWENAFASYDAKIINSSNDEISLDGLGVAEAKARITDWLTERGIGEGTVNFRLRDWLFSRQRYWGEPFPIVYDEDGVAHALPESMLPLELPEVEDYSPRTFDPDDADTQPETPLSRNEDWVNVTLDLGDGPKKYRRETNTMPNWAGSCWYEFRYLDPHNDRKLVDPEIERYWMGPREGLPHGGVDLYVGGAEHAVLHLLYARFWSKVLFDLGHVSSAEPFHKLFNQGMIQAYVYRDSRGIAVPAAEVEERDGAYYHQGEQVSRLLGKMGKSLKNAVTPDEIAAEYGADTLRLYEMAMGPLDVSRPWDTRAVVGQFRLLQRLWRNIVDENTGEVTVTGAEPDEETLRALHKAIDGVRQDLEGLRFNTAIAKVTELNNHLTKAGGAVPRSVAEPLVLMVAPLAPHIAEELWRALGHTDSVVHQDFPVADPAYVVDETVTCVVQIKGKVKARLEVSPAISEAELEKAALSDEKVVAALGGAGIRKVIVRAPKLVNIVTA